The Actinomycetota bacterium genome window below encodes:
- a CDS encoding ABC transporter ATP-binding protein, which translates to MTDFAISVRDVVKQYQVRHSKGRTLKEAFLRQNIYHETIKALDHVSFDVKPGITMGIIGSNGSGKSTMLKLIARTSRPTSGEVIVNGRVSALLELGAGFHPDFSGRENVFLDGAIMGLPRRVVEERFDEIVAFAEMEEFIDAPAKTYSSGMYMRLAFSVAVSVDPDIILIDEVFAVGDESFQRKCLERIDSFKSEGKTILFVSHSLAAVRGLCDEAIWINKGKLSAQGSTDKVTDYYLWAVNKGDEDRLSAEEAFESDLNRWGTRRGEITAVEFFGGDGEPKHLFNTSEKLRVKVSYRATEELREPVFGIGFYRSDGVYCFACNSSETGRTPAKLKAGAEGEMWFEIEDLSLLPGDYQVSVSFHDLEQTETYDYHDRKYRFKVLKGPEIVIGLFNMPHRWTGWPELKA; encoded by the coding sequence ATGACTGACTTCGCGATATCGGTGAGGGACGTAGTCAAGCAGTATCAGGTACGGCACTCCAAGGGCAGGACCCTGAAGGAAGCCTTCTTGCGGCAGAACATCTACCACGAGACAATCAAGGCTCTCGACCACGTCTCTTTCGACGTCAAGCCGGGCATCACGATGGGCATCATCGGCAGCAACGGTTCGGGCAAGAGCACGATGCTGAAGCTGATCGCCCGCACTTCCCGGCCGACCAGCGGTGAGGTCATCGTAAACGGCCGCGTCTCGGCGCTGCTGGAGCTGGGCGCCGGTTTTCATCCCGATTTCAGCGGCAGGGAGAACGTCTTCCTCGATGGCGCCATCATGGGCCTGCCACGGCGCGTAGTCGAGGAACGCTTCGACGAGATCGTGGCTTTCGCCGAGATGGAGGAGTTCATCGATGCTCCGGCAAAGACATACTCATCGGGAATGTACATGCGGCTGGCTTTCTCGGTCGCGGTCAGCGTCGACCCGGATATCATCCTCATCGACGAGGTCTTCGCCGTGGGTGATGAGTCCTTCCAGCGGAAATGCCTGGAGCGGATCGACAGCTTCAAGAGCGAGGGCAAGACTATTCTCTTCGTATCGCATAGCCTGGCCGCCGTGCGCGGCCTCTGCGACGAAGCGATCTGGATCAACAAGGGCAAGCTGAGCGCCCAGGGTTCGACCGACAAGGTGACGGATTACTATCTCTGGGCGGTCAACAAGGGCGACGAGGACCGGCTCTCAGCCGAAGAGGCTTTTGAGAGCGACCTCAACCGCTGGGGCACGCGCCGGGGCGAGATCACGGCCGTTGAGTTCTTCGGCGGCGACGGCGAGCCGAAACATCTTTTCAACACCTCGGAGAAGCTCCGGGTGAAAGTCTCATACCGGGCCACGGAAGAACTGCGCGAGCCGGTGTTCGGCATCGGCTTCTACCGCAGCGACGGCGTCTACTGCTTCGCCTGCAATTCCTCGGAGACCGGCAGGACACCGGCGAAGCTCAAGGCCGGCGCGGAAGGCGAGATGTGGTTCGAGATCGAAGACCTTTCTCTGCTTCCCGGGGATTACCAGGTATCAGTTTCTTTCCACGACCTGGAGCAGACAGAGACATATGACTATCACGACCGCAAATACCGCTTCAAGGTGCTCAAGGGCCCGGAGATCGTCATCGGCCTGTTCAACATGCCGCACCGCTGGACCGGCTGGCCGGAGCTGAAGGCGTAG